From endosymbiont of Galathealinum brachiosum, one genomic window encodes:
- a CDS encoding DNA polymerase II, which produces MHKAFLLTRQAYDTKHGIQLELWFNSDSGPVQVFINQQQAVFFIQQSNIDRVAPLLSKNRAYIKNINLLDFKRQPMAAVYCNSLQYFYRIRDQLKENNIPAFETDIRPTERFLTERFITGPVTLNNPDKLSTLTNPAIKADDYNPVLKLMSLDIETSYDTDELFSIAYICDNIKKVLIVGNNQLNNDLIQTVTDEKQLLTLFIQHIHKFDPDVFIGWNVINFDFRFLQKKADQLNVPLKIGRNHSLVKWRQHHAEANHYFLHIPGRVVLDGIDTLKSATWQFSSFSLDNVSNELLNRGKLIQQHNSHDPLFKAKEIKRQFYKDKTSLAKYNLEDCQLVLDIFNKAELIHFAIERARLTGLEMDRVGGSVAAFDNLYLPRLHRKGFTAPNTGDYGSGNTAPGGYVMNSKPGLFNSVLVLDYKSLYPSIIRTFKVDPYARIAAKQQIDDDIIPGYDGASFSKQEHILPEIIADLWQARDKAKREKNKALSQAIKIIMNSFYGVLGTAGCRIHDARLTSSITKRSHDIIKQSVKLINTQGYEVIYGDTDSVFVSLDKSVKNNEANKIGQHLIDIINSYWKQHLNEDFGIESYLEMEYETHFKRFFMPTIRGSEKGSKKRYAGVISTDNGDKIIFKGLENVRTDWTQLARDFQQTLYYKVFNDEAYADFIRQVVKQLSNGELDHQLTYRKRLRQKLDLYQKNIPPHARAAINSEAIFKREGKPSRYQNKGWIEYVMTLNGPETLECQSSKLDYEHYIEKQLTPIADSILAALNDSMDNILNRQFNLF; this is translated from the coding sequence ATGCACAAAGCTTTTTTACTAACTCGTCAGGCCTACGACACAAAACACGGCATTCAATTAGAACTCTGGTTTAACTCTGATTCTGGTCCTGTTCAGGTTTTTATAAACCAACAACAAGCTGTCTTTTTTATACAACAATCAAACATTGATCGAGTAGCTCCGTTGCTTTCGAAAAACAGGGCTTATATAAAAAACATTAACCTGTTAGATTTTAAACGCCAACCCATGGCCGCTGTATATTGCAACTCCTTACAGTATTTTTATCGAATAAGAGACCAGCTAAAAGAAAATAACATCCCTGCATTTGAAACAGATATACGGCCGACTGAACGTTTTCTAACTGAACGTTTTATTACAGGGCCTGTAACGCTAAATAACCCGGACAAGTTATCAACACTTACCAACCCTGCAATCAAGGCTGATGACTACAACCCTGTACTGAAGCTAATGTCTTTAGATATTGAGACTTCATATGATACCGACGAATTATTTTCTATTGCTTATATTTGTGACAACATTAAAAAGGTTTTAATAGTCGGCAACAATCAACTCAATAACGATTTAATTCAAACCGTAACTGATGAAAAACAATTACTCACTTTATTCATTCAACATATACATAAATTTGACCCAGATGTATTTATTGGCTGGAATGTTATAAATTTTGATTTTCGCTTTCTACAGAAGAAGGCAGATCAACTTAATGTGCCTTTAAAAATAGGCCGTAATCACTCACTCGTAAAATGGCGCCAACATCATGCTGAAGCAAATCATTATTTCTTACATATCCCGGGAAGAGTGGTACTTGATGGCATAGACACATTAAAAAGTGCAACCTGGCAATTCTCAAGCTTTTCACTTGATAATGTTTCTAATGAATTATTAAACCGCGGAAAACTCATTCAACAACACAACAGTCATGACCCATTATTTAAAGCCAAAGAAATCAAACGTCAATTTTATAAAGACAAAACATCACTGGCAAAATATAACCTCGAAGATTGCCAGCTTGTACTCGATATTTTTAATAAAGCAGAATTAATTCATTTTGCTATTGAACGCGCCCGCTTAACCGGCCTCGAAATGGACAGAGTAGGTGGCTCTGTTGCTGCTTTTGATAATTTATACCTACCACGTTTACACAGAAAAGGTTTTACCGCACCTAACACAGGTGACTATGGGAGCGGCAATACCGCTCCTGGTGGTTACGTAATGAATTCTAAACCGGGGTTATTCAATAGCGTTCTTGTTCTAGATTATAAGAGTCTGTATCCGAGTATTATACGCACATTCAAAGTCGATCCTTATGCGCGAATTGCGGCTAAACAACAAATAGATGATGACATTATTCCCGGTTATGACGGTGCCAGCTTTTCCAAGCAAGAGCATATACTTCCTGAAATCATTGCTGATTTATGGCAGGCAAGAGACAAAGCTAAGCGTGAGAAAAACAAAGCTTTATCTCAGGCAATAAAAATCATTATGAATTCATTCTATGGCGTATTGGGAACTGCTGGTTGTCGCATTCATGATGCACGCCTTACCAGCTCAATCACCAAACGTAGTCACGACATTATTAAACAGTCTGTTAAGTTAATTAATACTCAGGGATATGAGGTTATCTACGGTGATACAGATTCAGTTTTTGTATCATTAGACAAAAGCGTAAAAAACAATGAAGCAAATAAGATTGGCCAGCATCTAATCGATATAATAAATAGCTATTGGAAACAACATTTAAATGAAGATTTCGGTATTGAATCATATCTTGAAATGGAATATGAAACACACTTCAAACGCTTTTTTATGCCGACAATCAGAGGTTCAGAAAAAGGAAGCAAAAAGCGTTATGCCGGTGTTATCAGTACAGATAATGGTGATAAGATTATTTTTAAAGGACTCGAAAATGTTCGCACTGACTGGACACAATTAGCCCGTGATTTTCAGCAGACATTATATTATAAAGTTTTTAATGACGAAGCATACGCTGACTTTATTCGACAAGTCGTCAAACAGTTATCTAATGGCGAATTAGACCATCAGCTCACATATAGAAAACGACTACGACAAAAACTTGATCTCTATCAGAAGAATATACCTCCACATGCTCGTGCGGCTATAAATTCTGAAGCTATATTTAAGCGGGAGGGGAAACCTTCACGTTACCAGAACAAGGGATGGATTGAGTATGTTATGACCTTAAACGGCCCGGAAACACTGGAATGCCAGTCTTCTAAATTAGACTATGAACATTATATTGAAAAACAGCTAACGCCAATAGCGGACAGTATTCTTGCTGCATTAAATGACTCAATGGATAACATACTCAATCGTCAATTTAATTTATTTTAA
- a CDS encoding dynamin family protein encodes MFGADSQIKQRLEQLENHLATENPLLVNAVQEFRKLDKVGYRMGLLARDESYANQIPWWPLISVLGTFSAGKSTFINHYLNTPLQETGTQAVDDKFTVICYSAEKQARVLPGISLEADPRFPFYHMADVLEKVCPGASDRINTYMQMKTCPDIKSKGRIFIDSPGFDADDQRTETLKITDYIIDLSDLVLIFFDARHPEPGAMRDTLKHLVADKIYQKNADKFVYILNQIDATVREDNPEDVIASWQRALSAEGLTAGKFYTIYNPDAAVVIEDEVVRKRFEQKRDTDLNKINDLIAQIDIDRVYRIIGALDKTAREIEHEKLPKLISMLSDWRRSVLRRDAFVIAAITLIIGALMMASISVTEVLLSLVDWASSSTGGQLTGALVAFSLLLVIHFTSRKYAGIKQLKKLMTGKYSDAYKASIKRAFIKNTQFFHSIIRPQVIGWGYFSKNTLKKVKNQADLFIQKLNDQFAMPSGKMDTKNVDKEVESMSVSSNADI; translated from the coding sequence ATGTTTGGAGCGGATAGTCAGATAAAGCAACGTCTGGAGCAGCTGGAAAATCATCTGGCTACTGAAAACCCTCTTTTGGTTAACGCTGTTCAGGAATTTAGAAAGCTTGATAAAGTGGGTTATCGAATGGGTTTGTTAGCCCGAGATGAATCTTATGCGAACCAGATACCCTGGTGGCCGCTGATTTCAGTTCTTGGGACTTTCTCTGCGGGTAAATCTACCTTTATTAATCACTATCTCAATACGCCTTTGCAGGAAACAGGTACACAGGCTGTAGATGATAAATTTACAGTGATTTGTTATTCGGCAGAAAAACAGGCACGGGTATTACCAGGTATTTCACTGGAAGCGGATCCACGTTTTCCTTTTTATCACATGGCTGATGTGCTTGAGAAAGTCTGTCCCGGTGCAAGTGATCGAATTAATACTTATATGCAAATGAAGACCTGTCCGGATATCAAATCAAAAGGTCGGATTTTTATAGATTCACCAGGTTTTGATGCGGACGATCAACGAACTGAAACATTAAAAATCACAGATTATATAATTGATTTATCTGATCTGGTTCTGATCTTTTTTGATGCTCGCCATCCTGAACCGGGTGCTATGCGTGATACTCTGAAACATCTGGTAGCGGATAAAATTTATCAGAAAAATGCGGATAAGTTTGTTTATATATTAAACCAGATTGATGCCACAGTTAGAGAGGATAATCCTGAAGACGTAATCGCCTCATGGCAAAGAGCATTGTCTGCAGAAGGTCTGACCGCAGGGAAGTTTTATACAATTTATAATCCGGATGCAGCAGTCGTTATTGAAGATGAAGTTGTACGCAAGCGTTTTGAGCAAAAACGTGATACTGATTTAAATAAAATAAATGATCTAATAGCGCAGATAGATATTGATAGAGTGTATCGGATTATAGGTGCGTTAGATAAAACAGCACGAGAAATTGAGCACGAAAAACTACCTAAATTAATCTCAATGTTATCGGATTGGCGCAGAAGTGTTTTACGTCGTGATGCTTTTGTTATTGCTGCAATAACGTTAATTATCGGTGCTCTTATGATGGCGAGCATATCGGTTACTGAGGTGCTGTTGTCTCTTGTCGATTGGGCGAGTTCATCAACAGGTGGTCAGTTAACAGGGGCGTTAGTTGCTTTTTCCCTGCTTCTGGTAATACATTTTACATCTCGAAAATATGCAGGTATTAAGCAGCTTAAAAAATTAATGACGGGTAAATATTCGGATGCATATAAAGCGAGCATTAAAAGAGCATTTATAAAAAACACGCAGTTCTTTCATAGCATAATCAGGCCGCAGGTAATTGGTTGGGGTTATTTTTCGAAAAACACATTAAAGAAAGTTAAAAATCAGGCTGATCTATTTATTCAAAAATTAAATGACCAGTTTGCGATGCCATCCGGAAAAATGGATACAAAGAATGTAGATAAAGAAGTAGAAAGCATGTCCGTGTCGTCTAATGCGGATATTTAA
- a CDS encoding ATP-dependent RNA helicase produces the protein MTTDTVTSFSDLSLDKSLLKSIKDLGYETPSAIQAEAIPLLIDGRDIIGQAQTGTGKTAAFALPILSNLDLKQKDPQVLVLAPTRELAIQVAEAFQKYAKNLKGFHVLPVYGGQDYRGQISALKRGVHVVVGTPGRVMDHMRRGTMNLENLKVLVLDEADEMLRMGFIDDVEWVLEQTPNSRQIALFSATMPQQIRRIATKYLNNPEQVTIKQKTATASTIRQRFWPVSGVHKLDALTRILEAEEFDAMIIFVRTKNSTVELADKLEARGYAAAAINGDIQQKQRERSVQSLKNGKLDILVATDVAARGLDVPRISHVLNYDIPHDTESYIHRIGRTGRAGREGDAILFVAPREKRLLSAIERATKKSIEMMELPSTELINEQRIDKFKQRISETLESQKLDVFRKMIEDYQKEHDTPELEIAAALAHLLQGQSPFLLQNKPQKKMDKSWKDSDRSSDRKPSRRDRERDRGRDRGERNQERGRDRSSRRDNPPAEDMASYRIEVGNNHDVKPGNIVGAIANEANLDSKNIGHIKIYDDYSLVDLPDGMPKEVFNDLKKVWVSGQQLKISRLVTGDEKRTLKIDKKKSKNRKRDKKNVGKRRKTKK, from the coding sequence ATGACTACCGACACGGTAACCTCATTCAGTGATTTATCACTGGATAAATCACTTCTTAAATCGATAAAAGACCTGGGTTATGAGACACCTTCAGCTATTCAGGCAGAAGCTATTCCCTTATTAATAGATGGACGAGACATCATTGGTCAGGCACAAACGGGCACGGGTAAGACAGCCGCTTTCGCTCTGCCAATTCTGTCTAATCTCGATTTAAAGCAGAAAGATCCACAGGTTTTAGTTTTAGCACCTACTCGTGAACTTGCTATACAGGTCGCTGAAGCATTCCAGAAATATGCCAAAAATCTGAAAGGCTTCCATGTTCTGCCTGTATACGGCGGACAGGACTACAGAGGTCAGATCAGCGCTCTTAAAAGAGGAGTGCATGTTGTTGTGGGTACACCAGGTCGTGTAATGGATCACATGCGCCGTGGCACAATGAATTTAGAAAATCTCAAAGTACTCGTATTAGATGAAGCCGATGAAATGTTACGCATGGGTTTTATCGATGATGTCGAGTGGGTACTGGAACAAACGCCGAATAGCAGACAAATTGCCCTGTTTTCAGCCACCATGCCACAGCAGATACGTCGAATAGCAACCAAATATCTGAATAACCCAGAACAGGTTACTATCAAACAAAAAACCGCTACTGCCAGCACCATTCGCCAGCGTTTCTGGCCCGTTAGTGGTGTGCACAAACTGGATGCATTAACCCGTATTCTTGAAGCCGAAGAATTTGATGCCATGATTATTTTTGTGCGCACTAAAAATTCAACAGTAGAATTAGCAGACAAACTCGAAGCTCGAGGTTATGCCGCTGCAGCAATCAATGGTGACATTCAACAAAAGCAACGTGAACGCTCTGTTCAAAGCTTAAAAAACGGCAAACTGGATATTCTAGTCGCAACAGACGTTGCAGCCCGCGGACTTGATGTGCCACGCATTAGCCATGTATTAAACTATGACATTCCCCACGATACCGAATCCTATATTCACCGAATTGGCCGTACAGGCCGTGCAGGCCGTGAAGGTGATGCCATTCTTTTCGTAGCTCCTCGCGAAAAACGCTTACTAAGTGCAATCGAACGCGCAACCAAGAAAAGCATCGAGATGATGGAACTACCATCAACTGAACTTATAAATGAGCAGCGTATAGATAAGTTCAAACAACGTATCAGCGAAACACTGGAATCACAGAAGCTGGATGTTTTCCGTAAAATGATTGAAGACTATCAGAAGGAACATGATACACCCGAGCTTGAAATTGCTGCGGCTCTTGCTCACCTTTTACAGGGTCAATCTCCTTTTCTTTTACAGAACAAACCACAAAAGAAAATGGATAAAAGCTGGAAAGACAGCGATCGCTCATCAGACAGAAAACCCTCTCGCCGGGATCGTGAGCGCGACCGGGGTAGAGACCGTGGTGAACGTAATCAGGAAAGAGGCCGTGATCGGTCATCCAGAAGAGATAATCCACCCGCAGAAGACATGGCAAGTTACCGCATAGAAGTCGGTAACAACCACGACGTTAAACCCGGCAATATTGTCGGCGCTATTGCAAATGAAGCCAATCTGGACAGTAAAAATATTGGCCACATAAAAATATATGACGATTACAGTCTGGTAGACCTGCCCGATGGCATGCCGAAAGAAGTTTTTAATGATCTGAAAAAAGTATGGGTCTCGGGACAACAGTTAAAAATTTCACGACTGGTAACAGGTGATGAAAAAAGAACCTTAAAAATTGACAAGAAAAAATCCAAGAACCGAAAACGTGATAAGAAAAATGTCGGTAAGCGTCGTAAGACCAAAAAATAA
- a CDS encoding aminotransferase, with protein sequence MTHIPWYYEWHFSMQTDFLNMKFNKSFDSSNTIPPNAIENAISQMENGMLYRYGHIDGDSEVSKLEAAFGEYTGHKYVVAVNSCGSAMFIALKAMGIKPGEGVFTNAFTFTAVPSSIVHANAVPVYVECNDQYVIDLKDFKKQIADNPDVKYFILSHMRGHIAELDKIKALCDENGIRLIEDCAHGLGKRWNAEDMDKSHFVGHHCEVACYSTQSHKILNSGEGGFIATNDEKLAAYCILAAGSYEGLYKKHLARPMDDNLFESIKFDVPNFSLRMNNLTASILRPQVELIDERIASYKEKYERIIDILSPVEHIHIPAPVDNAENVGDSLQFNLIDFDESDVANFIDNAAEKGVIIQVFGRNNNARDFRNWQYSFKDMPACDKTAKLISFACDLRLPMSFTLEDIEIIGTIITEVMAETTAAIPSSKMTAAAG encoded by the coding sequence ATGACTCACATTCCATGGTACTATGAGTGGCATTTTTCAATGCAGACAGATTTTTTAAATATGAAATTTAATAAAAGTTTCGACTCCTCGAACACCATCCCCCCTAATGCGATAGAAAATGCTATCTCGCAAATGGAAAACGGCATGCTATATCGATATGGACATATCGATGGTGATAGTGAAGTTTCCAAACTGGAAGCCGCTTTCGGTGAGTACACCGGGCATAAATACGTTGTTGCCGTTAATTCCTGTGGAAGCGCGATGTTTATTGCCCTCAAAGCCATGGGCATTAAACCGGGCGAAGGTGTTTTTACCAATGCTTTTACCTTTACAGCCGTACCTAGCAGTATCGTTCATGCTAATGCTGTACCCGTTTATGTTGAATGCAATGATCAATATGTTATTGATTTAAAAGACTTTAAAAAACAGATTGCTGACAATCCAGACGTTAAATACTTCATTCTTTCTCATATGCGCGGCCACATTGCTGAACTGGACAAGATCAAGGCTCTTTGCGATGAGAACGGCATCAGACTGATAGAAGATTGCGCACATGGCCTTGGCAAACGCTGGAATGCAGAAGACATGGATAAAAGTCATTTTGTAGGCCACCACTGCGAAGTAGCCTGTTACAGCACACAAAGCCATAAAATACTCAATTCAGGTGAAGGTGGCTTTATAGCAACAAACGATGAAAAACTGGCCGCTTACTGCATTCTTGCCGCCGGTTCATATGAAGGCCTGTATAAAAAACACCTGGCTCGCCCTATGGATGACAATCTGTTTGAAAGCATCAAATTTGATGTACCAAACTTTAGCCTGCGTATGAATAACCTGACAGCTTCCATATTACGTCCACAGGTAGAATTAATTGATGAACGCATCGCATCGTATAAGGAAAAATACGAACGCATAATCGACATTCTTTCACCCGTAGAACACATTCATATTCCCGCCCCTGTAGACAACGCTGAAAATGTGGGAGATAGCCTGCAATTTAATCTGATTGATTTTGATGAATCCGACGTGGCAAATTTCATAGATAATGCAGCTGAAAAAGGCGTTATAATTCAAGTATTTGGAAGAAATAACAATGCTCGTGATTTTCGTAACTGGCAATATTCCTTTAAAGATATGCCTGCCTGCGATAAAACGGCAAAACTGATTTCCTTTGCCTGCGATCTACGCTTACCCATGTCTTTCACACTGGAAGATATAGAGATAATAGGCACTATCATTACAGAGGTTATGGCTGAAACCACTGCTGCCATACCTTCATCTAAAATGACAGCTGCTGCAGGTTAA
- the msrB gene encoding peptide-methionine (R)-S-oxide reductase, with translation MKKILLLTIFVTASIAVFASEYNKIQETPHSVAASNSTTSAQPYNKPSDDELKKRLSRLQYSVTQHESTETPFDNEYWDEKRDGIYVDIASGEPLFSSKDKYKSGTGWPSFVRPLVKENIVEREDSLLFYKRVEIRSKYADSHLGHVFTDGPAPTGLRYCMNSAAMRFIPREQLVDSGYGKYLELFEISEK, from the coding sequence ATGAAGAAAATACTGCTTTTAACTATATTTGTAACAGCCTCAATAGCTGTTTTTGCTAGTGAATACAATAAGATACAGGAAACTCCCCATTCTGTTGCGGCAAGTAATAGCACTACTTCCGCGCAGCCATATAATAAGCCATCTGATGATGAGTTAAAGAAACGACTGAGCCGATTGCAATATTCGGTTACCCAGCATGAATCAACAGAAACACCGTTTGATAATGAATACTGGGATGAAAAACGGGACGGAATTTATGTTGATATCGCCAGTGGGGAACCTCTTTTTTCTTCTAAAGATAAATATAAATCAGGTACCGGTTGGCCTAGCTTTGTCCGTCCGCTTGTGAAGGAGAATATAGTAGAGCGGGAAGACTCTCTATTGTTTTATAAACGTGTAGAAATCAGAAGCAAATATGCGGATTCGCATTTAGGCCATGTGTTTACTGATGGGCCGGCTCCGACAGGTCTGAGATACTGTATGAATTCAGCAGCGATGCGTTTTATACCACGAGAGCAGTTAGTTGATAGTGGTTATGGTAAATATCTTGAGTTGTTTGAAATAAGCGAGAAATAA
- a CDS encoding cold-shock protein, protein MSTTTGTVKWFNESKGFGFIEQENGPDVFAHFSAIQGSGFKTLTEGQKVEFTVTQGQKGPQAENIVAV, encoded by the coding sequence ATGTCTACTACAACTGGTACTGTTAAATGGTTCAACGAATCTAAAGGTTTTGGTTTCATCGAGCAGGAAAATGGTCCTGACGTTTTTGCACATTTCAGTGCAATTCAGGGTTCAGGTTTCAAAACTTTGACTGAAGGTCAAAAAGTTGAGTTCACTGTAACTCAAGGCCAGAAAGGTCCTCAAGCTGAAAACATCGTAGCTGTTTAA
- a CDS encoding CusA/CzcA family heavy metal efflux RND transporter — MITGIINWSIHNRFMVLLITLIITGWGIYAIKNTPLDAIPDLSDVQVIIKTSFPGQAPRVVEDQVTYPLTTAMLSVPKAENVRGYSFFGDSYVYVIFEDGTDPYWARSRVLEYLNQVTSKLPESARPTLGPDATGVGWVYEYALVDRTGKNDLSQLRSLQDWFLKYELQTVAGVSEVATIGGMVKQYQVVLDPNRLRAYNLPISKIKSAIKRANQEIGGSVIEMAEAEYMVRATGYIDSQQDLREIPLGINENGSPILLKDVAEVRKGPQMRRGIAELDGEGEVVGAVVVMRFGENALTTIKGVKKKLAELEKGLPDGVEIVETYNRSELINRAVNNLNTKLIEEFLVVALVCAVFLFHMRSALVVILSLPVGILGAFIIMHSQGMNANIMSLGGIAIAIGAMVDAAIVMIENMHKHIENEKQGGDEISETRRWQLVSKSASEVGPALFFSLIIITLSFMPVFTLEAQEGKLFSPLAYTKTFAMAVASGLSITLVPVLMGYFIRGHITPENKNPVNRVLMAAYKPFINLVLHSPKTVLSGSFIIVIAGLWPATQLGSEFMPDLDEGDLMYMPTTFPGISIGKAQELLQQTDKLIKTVPEVKSVFGKIGRAETATDPAPLTMIETTVQLKPRDQWREGMTTEKLKRELTNLIKFPGLTNAWVMPIKTRIDMLATGIKTPVGIKVAGADLKIIEEIGKEIEKAVLQVPGTASAYSERVAGGRYVTVDVKRLASARFGLNIADVHDVVSTALGGMKVSESVEGLERYPINLRYPRDMRDSIHMLKNLPMITPSGARITLGEVADIKVDDGPAVIKSENARPNGWTFVDIEGRDLGSYVAEAQRVVAQQVKLPAGYSIAWSGQYEYMVRAKERLSAVVPITLGIIVLLLYMNFRKISEVALIMGTLPMALIGGFWLLYLLGYNLSVAVGVGFIALAGVSVEIGVVMLVYLNQALQKYIDLAKAENRQITEHDLRTAVTEGALLRVRPIMMTVAAIIAGLLPIMLGSGTGSEVMRRIAAPMVGGMVSATILTLVVLPSIFLLMKRKTFF; from the coding sequence ATGATTACCGGCATTATAAACTGGTCTATTCATAATCGTTTTATGGTTCTACTGATTACATTAATTATTACCGGTTGGGGAATTTATGCAATTAAAAACACACCATTAGATGCGATTCCTGATTTGTCAGATGTACAGGTTATTATCAAAACATCTTTTCCCGGTCAGGCTCCACGAGTTGTGGAAGATCAGGTGACCTATCCATTAACCACAGCTATGTTATCTGTACCAAAAGCAGAGAATGTCAGGGGCTATTCTTTTTTTGGTGATTCATATGTTTATGTAATATTTGAAGATGGCACTGATCCATACTGGGCAAGATCACGGGTGCTTGAATATTTAAATCAGGTAACCAGTAAATTGCCTGAATCTGCCAGACCAACTTTAGGGCCAGATGCAACAGGTGTTGGTTGGGTATATGAATATGCACTGGTCGATCGTACAGGTAAAAATGATCTCTCTCAGTTGCGATCATTACAGGACTGGTTTCTAAAGTATGAATTGCAGACTGTTGCGGGAGTTTCTGAGGTTGCGACGATCGGGGGGATGGTGAAACAGTATCAGGTCGTGCTCGATCCTAATCGTTTACGAGCTTATAACCTGCCGATTTCAAAAATAAAATCAGCAATAAAACGGGCTAATCAGGAAATCGGTGGTTCTGTTATAGAGATGGCTGAAGCTGAATACATGGTTCGAGCTACAGGTTATATCGACAGTCAACAGGACTTACGTGAAATCCCGCTGGGAATAAATGAAAATGGCTCACCTATTTTATTGAAAGATGTGGCAGAAGTTAGAAAAGGGCCACAAATGCGTCGGGGTATTGCTGAACTCGACGGTGAGGGAGAGGTTGTCGGTGCCGTGGTTGTTATGCGGTTTGGAGAAAATGCATTAACTACAATCAAAGGCGTTAAGAAAAAACTGGCAGAACTGGAAAAGGGCCTGCCTGATGGAGTAGAAATAGTTGAAACATATAATCGATCTGAATTAATTAACCGGGCTGTAAATAATTTAAATACAAAACTGATTGAAGAGTTTCTGGTTGTTGCATTGGTGTGTGCAGTATTTTTATTTCATATGCGTTCAGCCCTAGTAGTAATTTTATCTTTGCCTGTCGGTATTCTAGGTGCTTTTATTATCATGCATTCACAGGGTATGAATGCAAATATAATGTCTTTGGGTGGTATTGCAATTGCTATTGGCGCCATGGTCGATGCAGCAATTGTAATGATTGAAAACATGCACAAACATATTGAAAATGAAAAGCAGGGAGGTGATGAAATAAGTGAAACAAGACGCTGGCAACTGGTTTCAAAATCTGCATCCGAAGTTGGACCCGCATTGTTTTTTTCATTGATCATAATTACCTTAAGTTTTATGCCTGTATTTACGCTTGAAGCGCAGGAGGGAAAACTGTTTTCTCCCCTTGCTTACACTAAAACATTTGCGATGGCAGTGGCTTCTGGTTTGTCTATTACGCTGGTGCCCGTTTTAATGGGATATTTTATTAGAGGTCACATAACGCCTGAAAATAAGAATCCAGTTAATCGTGTTTTAATGGCTGCTTACAAACCATTCATAAATCTCGTTTTACATTCACCCAAAACAGTGTTGAGTGGATCTTTTATAATTGTTATTGCTGGTTTGTGGCCTGCAACGCAATTAGGATCAGAATTTATGCCGGATCTGGATGAAGGTGATTTAATGTATATGCCTACGACTTTTCCCGGAATTTCAATTGGTAAAGCACAGGAGTTATTACAACAAACGGATAAATTAATTAAAACAGTGCCAGAAGTTAAATCCGTATTTGGGAAAATTGGTCGTGCTGAAACGGCCACTGATCCTGCGCCTTTAACTATGATAGAAACAACTGTGCAGTTGAAGCCACGTGATCAGTGGCGTGAAGGAATGACAACGGAAAAACTAAAACGGGAGCTAACGAATTTAATTAAATTTCCGGGTTTAACTAACGCATGGGTGATGCCAATAAAAACCCGTATAGACATGCTTGCAACTGGAATTAAAACACCTGTTGGAATAAAAGTTGCGGGTGCAGATTTAAAAATAATAGAAGAGATTGGTAAAGAAATTGAAAAAGCAGTATTGCAAGTGCCAGGAACAGCTTCAGCTTATTCAGAACGTGTTGCCGGAGGGCGTTATGTAACTGTTGATGTTAAAAGACTGGCCTCTGCTCGATTTGGGCTAAACATTGCTGATGTACATGATGTGGTGAGTACCGCGTTAGGAGGGATGAAGGTTTCCGAATCTGTCGAAGGTCTTGAGCGATATCCGATTAATCTACGTTATCCGAGAGATATGCGTGACTCTATTCATATGCTTAAAAACTTACCGATGATTACACCATCCGGTGCGCGAATTACATTAGGTGAAGTAGCCGATATAAAAGTAGATGACGGGCCTGCAGTGATTAAAAGTGAAAATGCAAGACCTAATGGTTGGACGTTTGTTGATATTGAAGGGCGAGATCTTGGCTCGTATGTAGCAGAAGCACAGCGCGTAGTTGCACAACAGGTTAAATTGCCTGCAGGTTATTCAATTGCCTGGTCAGGGCAATATGAATATATGGTGCGGGCTAAAGAAAGATTATCAGCTGTTGTGCCTATTACGTTGGGAATAATTGTATTACTTCTGTATATGAACTTTCGCAAAATTTCAGAGGTTGCATTAATTATGGGAACTTTACCCATGGCTTTGATAGGTGGTTTCTGGTTATTATATTTACTGGGTTATAATTTGTCAGTCGCAGTTGGTGTCGGTTTTATTGCACTGGCCGGTGTGTCGGTTGAAATTGGTGTTGTGATGCTGGTGTATTTAAATCAGGCATTGCAAAAATATATTGATTTAGCGAAAGCAGAAAATCGTCAGATTACGGAACATGATTTACGAACGGCCGTCACTGAAGGAGCATTATTACGTGTACGACCTATTATGATGACAGTAGCGGCCATTATTGCAGGTTTGTTACCCATTATGCTGGGAAGTGGAACAGGTTCAGAAGTTATGCGAAGAATTGCAGCTCCTATGGTGGGAGGCATGGTTAGTGCAACCATTCTTACACTGGTTGTTTTGCCTTCAATTTTTTTATTAATGAAACGTAAAACATTTTTCTAG